Proteins from a single region of Spirochaetota bacterium:
- the rpsO gene encoding 30S ribosomal protein S15 translates to MVEKSEIINKYRLHEKDTGSTEVQIALLTERINHLTEHFKVHVKDHHSRRGLLK, encoded by the coding sequence ATGGTAGAAAAAAGCGAGATTATTAACAAATACCGGCTGCATGAAAAGGATACCGGATCGACAGAAGTTCAGATAGCCCTTTTAACCGAAAGGATTAACCATCTGACAGAACATTTTAAAGTGCATGTGAAAGATCATCATTCACGGAGAGGCTTGCTAAAGC